Proteins encoded in a region of the Enoplosus armatus isolate fEnoArm2 chromosome 16, fEnoArm2.hap1, whole genome shotgun sequence genome:
- the srsf4 gene encoding serine/arginine-rich splicing factor 4 isoform X5, whose protein sequence is MKTAFPIRPRPGGGYGRWGRDRYGPPIRTDYRLIVENLSSRCSWQDLKDYMRQAGEVTYADTHKGRRNEGVIEFRLYSDMKRALEKLDGTEVNGRKIRLIEDRPGAKRRRSYSRSRSRSRSRSRSRRSRKSRSRSESSSRSRSHSRAASRSRSRSRSKKNKVKSKKEEEERSNGAQKNKDRSRSRSPKSKKNKKDGKKSKKDDSRSRSRSCSRSRSRSGIKDRSRKSGSKGREPPKSDDEGGEPERGSRSRSRSPVESKSRARSKSKSKSKSRSPSPAKARSHSRSASRSESRSKSRSQSRSRSRSRS, encoded by the exons ATGAAGACCGCTTTTCCCATTAGGCCCAGGCCGGGTG GTGGATATGGGCGCTGGGGAAGAGACAGATATGGTCCACCGATAAGGACAGATTATCGGCTCATTGTTGAGAATCTTTCCAGCCGCTGCAGCTGGCAGGACTTGAAG GACTACATGAGGCAGGCAGGGGAGGTGACTTACGCTGACACCCACAAGGGCCGGAGGAATGAGGGGGTGATAGAGTTCAGGCTCTACTCGGACATGAAGAGGGCTCTGGAGAAGCTTGACGGCACAGAAGTGAACGGTAGAAAGATCCGGCTCATTGAGGACCGCCCTGGAGCCAAACGCAGACGCTCTTATTCTCGCAGTCGCAGCCGCTCCAG GTCCCGCTCCAGGAGCCGCAGGTCTCGCAAGAGCCGCAGCCGTAGTGAGAGCAGCAGCCGCAGTCGCTCCCACTCCAG AGCTGCTTCCCGTTCCCGCAGCCGATCTCGTAGCAAGAAGAATAAGGTCAAGAgcaagaaggaggaagaagagcgcAGCAACGGTGCTCAGAAGAACAAGGACCGCAGCAGGAGTCGCAGCCCCAAAAGcaaaaagaataagaaagacGGGAAGAAGAGCAAGAAGGACGATTCCAGGTCCAGATCTCGCTCTTGCTCCCGGTCTCGTTCTAGATCAGGAATTAAGGATCGCTCTAGGAAATCAGGCTCAAAGGGCCGCGAGCCGCCCAAGAGCGACGACGAGGGAGGCGAGCCTGAGAGGGGCTCTCGCTCCCGTTCACGCTCCCCTGTTGAATCCAAATCCAGAGCCAGGTCTAAATCAAAGTCCAAGTCCAAATCCCGTTCCCCCTCACCTGCCAAAGCCCGCTCCCACTCCCGATCCGCCTCCCGTTCAGAGTCCCGCTCCAAATCCCGCTCCCAGTCTCGTTCTCGCTCCCGTTCCCGCTCTTAG
- the srsf4 gene encoding serine/arginine-rich splicing factor 4 isoform X4 has translation MKTAFPIRPRPGGEDAMGLGTDVGSALIGGYGRWGRDRYGPPIRTDYRLIVENLSSRCSWQDLKDYMRQAGEVTYADTHKGRRNEGVIEFRLYSDMKRALEKLDGTEVNGRKIRLIEDRPGAKRRRSYSRSRSRSRSRSRSRRSRKSRSRSESSSRSRSHSRAASRSRSRSRSKKNKVKSKKEEEERSNGAQKNKDRSRSRSPKSKKNKKDGKKSKKDDSRSRSRSCSRSRSRSGIKDRSRKSGSKGREPPKSDDEGGEPERGSRSRSRSPVESKSRARSKSKSKSKSRSPSPAKARSHSRSASRSESRSKSRSQSRSRSRSRS, from the exons ATGAAGACCGCTTTTCCCATTAGGCCCAGGCCGGGTGGTGAGGATGCCATGGGGTTAGGAACAGATGTGGGTTCAGCTCTTATAG GTGGATATGGGCGCTGGGGAAGAGACAGATATGGTCCACCGATAAGGACAGATTATCGGCTCATTGTTGAGAATCTTTCCAGCCGCTGCAGCTGGCAGGACTTGAAG GACTACATGAGGCAGGCAGGGGAGGTGACTTACGCTGACACCCACAAGGGCCGGAGGAATGAGGGGGTGATAGAGTTCAGGCTCTACTCGGACATGAAGAGGGCTCTGGAGAAGCTTGACGGCACAGAAGTGAACGGTAGAAAGATCCGGCTCATTGAGGACCGCCCTGGAGCCAAACGCAGACGCTCTTATTCTCGCAGTCGCAGCCGCTCCAG GTCCCGCTCCAGGAGCCGCAGGTCTCGCAAGAGCCGCAGCCGTAGTGAGAGCAGCAGCCGCAGTCGCTCCCACTCCAG AGCTGCTTCCCGTTCCCGCAGCCGATCTCGTAGCAAGAAGAATAAGGTCAAGAgcaagaaggaggaagaagagcgcAGCAACGGTGCTCAGAAGAACAAGGACCGCAGCAGGAGTCGCAGCCCCAAAAGcaaaaagaataagaaagacGGGAAGAAGAGCAAGAAGGACGATTCCAGGTCCAGATCTCGCTCTTGCTCCCGGTCTCGTTCTAGATCAGGAATTAAGGATCGCTCTAGGAAATCAGGCTCAAAGGGCCGCGAGCCGCCCAAGAGCGACGACGAGGGAGGCGAGCCTGAGAGGGGCTCTCGCTCCCGTTCACGCTCCCCTGTTGAATCCAAATCCAGAGCCAGGTCTAAATCAAAGTCCAAGTCCAAATCCCGTTCCCCCTCACCTGCCAAAGCCCGCTCCCACTCCCGATCCGCCTCCCGTTCAGAGTCCCGCTCCAAATCCCGCTCCCAGTCTCGTTCTCGCTCCCGTTCCCGCTCTTAG
- the srsf4 gene encoding serine/arginine-rich splicing factor 4 isoform X1 yields the protein MSRVYIGRLSYRAREKDVERFFKGYGKILEVDLKNGYGFVEFDDPRDADDAVYDLNGKELCGERVIVEHTKGPRRDGGYGGRKPNADAYNPAVADASGGYGRWGRDRYGPPIRTDYRLIVENLSSRCSWQDLKDYMRQAGEVTYADTHKGRRNEGVIEFRLYSDMKRALEKLDGTEVNGRKIRLIEDRPGAKRRRSYSRSRSRSRSRSRSRRSRKSRSRSESSSRSRSHSRAASRSRSRSRSKKNKVKSKKEEEERSNGAQKNKDRSRSRSPKSKKNKKDGKKSKKDDSRSRSRSCSRSRSRSGIKDRSRKSGSKGREPPKSDDEGGEPERGSRSRSRSPVESKSRARSKSKSKSKSRSPSPAKARSHSRSASRSESRSKSRSQSRSRSRSRS from the exons ATGTCGAGGGTGTATATCGGAAGGCTGAGCTACAGAGCTCGAGAAAAGGACGTGGAGAGGTTCTTCAAAGGCTACGGAAAGATACTCGAAGTCGACTTAAAAAATGG GTATGGGTTTGTTGAATTTGATGACCCCCGTGATGCAGATGATGCTGTGTATGACTTGAACGGCAAGGAGTTGTGTGGGGAAAGGGTCATTGTGGAGCACACCAAGGGACCCCGTCGCGATGGAGGTTATGGTGGCAGAA AGCCAAACGCAGACGCTTATAATCCCGCAGTCGCAGACGCTTCAG GTGGATATGGGCGCTGGGGAAGAGACAGATATGGTCCACCGATAAGGACAGATTATCGGCTCATTGTTGAGAATCTTTCCAGCCGCTGCAGCTGGCAGGACTTGAAG GACTACATGAGGCAGGCAGGGGAGGTGACTTACGCTGACACCCACAAGGGCCGGAGGAATGAGGGGGTGATAGAGTTCAGGCTCTACTCGGACATGAAGAGGGCTCTGGAGAAGCTTGACGGCACAGAAGTGAACGGTAGAAAGATCCGGCTCATTGAGGACCGCCCTGGAGCCAAACGCAGACGCTCTTATTCTCGCAGTCGCAGCCGCTCCAG GTCCCGCTCCAGGAGCCGCAGGTCTCGCAAGAGCCGCAGCCGTAGTGAGAGCAGCAGCCGCAGTCGCTCCCACTCCAG AGCTGCTTCCCGTTCCCGCAGCCGATCTCGTAGCAAGAAGAATAAGGTCAAGAgcaagaaggaggaagaagagcgcAGCAACGGTGCTCAGAAGAACAAGGACCGCAGCAGGAGTCGCAGCCCCAAAAGcaaaaagaataagaaagacGGGAAGAAGAGCAAGAAGGACGATTCCAGGTCCAGATCTCGCTCTTGCTCCCGGTCTCGTTCTAGATCAGGAATTAAGGATCGCTCTAGGAAATCAGGCTCAAAGGGCCGCGAGCCGCCCAAGAGCGACGACGAGGGAGGCGAGCCTGAGAGGGGCTCTCGCTCCCGTTCACGCTCCCCTGTTGAATCCAAATCCAGAGCCAGGTCTAAATCAAAGTCCAAGTCCAAATCCCGTTCCCCCTCACCTGCCAAAGCCCGCTCCCACTCCCGATCCGCCTCCCGTTCAGAGTCCCGCTCCAAATCCCGCTCCCAGTCTCGTTCTCGCTCCCGTTCCCGCTCTTAG
- the msto1 gene encoding protein misato homolog 1 yields MGSLCREVITLQLGHYSNFVGTHWWNLQDASLSYDPETPPDEIQSDVVFREGQTLGGHVTHTPRLIAMDLKGSLRTLRQEGSLYDAGEDTSAVTWEGSLMMHEESPLAKNPFLEDLDKLDKGEILAEADFYSGSQPRCSAGALSVDTVNSQLARVQKGYRLEGSVKVWSDFLRIHLHPRTISVIHQYNHDGEAHRLEAFGQGEALLQGSVLEELEDKLHFFVEECDYLQGFQVLCDLADGFAGLGSKVTEMLQDSYGGRGILTWGLAPVSHPNSTPMKDLYHQLNCTLGTVHLANNSSFFCPLTLRGGLGRRPSSPTAFPLLTCDPSLWYHSSAVLALAMDALTVPYRLRNNSVPMWQVADALAVSGRKVVAAYGAVPFPMMHGSSLPDALSACTDAPPWKPLSACSESGDGRCYGQWATLKGFEDQRLISSLAPGTKPPTPLHSLHSGEDVLASYIRSFYPTAPLALQLLSSPSKLTPPFPQIFSQSLCAEGFLQSQPPPPGSPSPVVSSVPVLTSLQSGPALGSWLSEMHRGASAFDIRRVAPSFLSQGPEMADYKEALEQLRLLARCYRDDSGGVMRSSSEEDDD; encoded by the exons ATGGGCAGCCTTTGTAGAGAAGTCATCACTCTTCAGTTGGGACATTATTCAAACTTTGTGGGGACTCACTGGTGGAATTTACAG GATGCGTCTTTATCATACGACCCAGAGACGCCGCCAGATGAGATCCAGAGTGATGTCGTGTTTCGTGAAGGACAGACTCTGGGCGGACACGTCACCCACACACCTCGCCTCATTGCCATGGATCTCAAAG GAAGTCTTCGGACTCTACGGCAGGAGGGAAGTCTGTATGACGCTGGCGAAGACACCTCTGCTGTCACATG GGAGGGAAGCCTCATGATGCATGAAGAAAGTCCTCTGGCGAAGAACCCCTTTCTTGAAGATCTGGACAAGTTGGAT aAAGGGGAGATCCTGGCTGAAGCAGACTTTTATTCAGGTTCCCAGCCTCGGTGCTCAG CAGGTGCGTTGAGCGTGGACACTGTGAACAGCCAGCTGGCTCGAGTCCAGAAGGGCTACAGGCTGGAGGGCAGCGTGAAGGTGTGGTCCGACTTCCTCAGGATCCACCTGCACCCTCGCACCATCTCTGTCATCCACCAGTACAACCATGACGG GGAGGCTCACCGTTTGGAGGCTTTTGGCCAGGGAGAGGCTCTCCTGCAGGGGTCTGTGCtcgaggagctggaggacaaaCTGCACTTCTTTGTAGAAGAGTGTGATTACCTTCAG ggTTTCCAGGTTTTGTGTGACCTTGCTGACGGCTTTGCAGGcctggggtcaaaggtcacagagaTGCTGCAGGACTCTTATGGCGGAAGAGGCATCCTGACATGGGGTTTAGCACCTGTCAGTCACCCAAATTCA ACTCCAATGAAGGACCTTTACCACCAGTTAAACTGCACATTAGGGACCGTCCACTTGGCCAATAACAGCTCCTTCTTCTGCCCGTTGACCCTGCGTGGTGGACTAGGCAGACGACCCTCTTCTCCCACAGCATTCCCCCTCCTAACTTGTGat CCCTCACTGTGGTACCACTCCAGTGCTGTCCTGGCTTTGGCCATGGATGCCCTCACTGTGCCTTACAGGCTGAGGAACAACAGCGTCCCCATGTGGCAGGTGGCAGACGCGCTGGCCGTATCTGGCAGAAAG GTGGTGGCTGCTTATGGCGCCGTCCCCTTTCCCATGATGCACGGCAGCTCTCTCCCTGACGCCCTGAGTGCCTGCACAGACGCGCCGCCCTGGAAACCTTTATCAGCTTGCTCTGAATCTGGCGACGGTCGATGTTACGGCCAGTGGGCGACACTCAAAGGCTTCGAGGACCAGAGACTAATCAG CTCTCTGGCTCCAGGGACTAAACCACCCACTCCTCTGCACAGCCTCCACAGTGGGGAAGACGTCCTGGCTTCCTACATCAGATCTTTCTATCCTACAGCTCCTCT GGCTCTGCAGTTGTTGTCTAGTCCCAGTAAGCTGACGCCACCTTTCCCTCAGATATTCAGTCAGTCCCTCTGTGCTGAGGGCTTCCTGCAGAGCCAGCCTCCCCCGCCTGGCT CTCCGTCCCCCGTGGTCTCCTCTGTACCCGTCCTGACTTCCCTCCAGTCTGGACCTGCACTCGGCTCGTGGCTGTCTGAGATGCATCGTGGTGCCAGCGCTTTCGACATCCGCCGCGTGGCCCCCAGCTTCCTCTCCCAGGGGCCCGAAATGGCCGACTACAAGGAGGCCCTGGAGCAGCTGCGCCTACTGGCCCGGTGTTACCGTGACGACAGCGGCGGGGTGATGCGCTCCTCctcagaggaggatgatgacTGA
- the srsf4 gene encoding serine/arginine-rich splicing factor 4 isoform X2 produces MSRVYIGRLSYRAREKDVERFFKGYGKILEVDLKNGYGFVEFDDPRDADDAVYDLNGKELCGERVIVEHTKGPRRDGGYGGRSGYGRWGRDRYGPPIRTDYRLIVENLSSRCSWQDLKDYMRQAGEVTYADTHKGRRNEGVIEFRLYSDMKRALEKLDGTEVNGRKIRLIEDRPGAKRRRSYSRSRSRSRSRSRSRRSRKSRSRSESSSRSRSHSRAASRSRSRSRSKKNKVKSKKEEEERSNGAQKNKDRSRSRSPKSKKNKKDGKKSKKDDSRSRSRSCSRSRSRSGIKDRSRKSGSKGREPPKSDDEGGEPERGSRSRSRSPVESKSRARSKSKSKSKSRSPSPAKARSHSRSASRSESRSKSRSQSRSRSRSRS; encoded by the exons ATGTCGAGGGTGTATATCGGAAGGCTGAGCTACAGAGCTCGAGAAAAGGACGTGGAGAGGTTCTTCAAAGGCTACGGAAAGATACTCGAAGTCGACTTAAAAAATGG GTATGGGTTTGTTGAATTTGATGACCCCCGTGATGCAGATGATGCTGTGTATGACTTGAACGGCAAGGAGTTGTGTGGGGAAAGGGTCATTGTGGAGCACACCAAGGGACCCCGTCGCGATGGAGGTTATGGTGGCAGAA GTGGATATGGGCGCTGGGGAAGAGACAGATATGGTCCACCGATAAGGACAGATTATCGGCTCATTGTTGAGAATCTTTCCAGCCGCTGCAGCTGGCAGGACTTGAAG GACTACATGAGGCAGGCAGGGGAGGTGACTTACGCTGACACCCACAAGGGCCGGAGGAATGAGGGGGTGATAGAGTTCAGGCTCTACTCGGACATGAAGAGGGCTCTGGAGAAGCTTGACGGCACAGAAGTGAACGGTAGAAAGATCCGGCTCATTGAGGACCGCCCTGGAGCCAAACGCAGACGCTCTTATTCTCGCAGTCGCAGCCGCTCCAG GTCCCGCTCCAGGAGCCGCAGGTCTCGCAAGAGCCGCAGCCGTAGTGAGAGCAGCAGCCGCAGTCGCTCCCACTCCAG AGCTGCTTCCCGTTCCCGCAGCCGATCTCGTAGCAAGAAGAATAAGGTCAAGAgcaagaaggaggaagaagagcgcAGCAACGGTGCTCAGAAGAACAAGGACCGCAGCAGGAGTCGCAGCCCCAAAAGcaaaaagaataagaaagacGGGAAGAAGAGCAAGAAGGACGATTCCAGGTCCAGATCTCGCTCTTGCTCCCGGTCTCGTTCTAGATCAGGAATTAAGGATCGCTCTAGGAAATCAGGCTCAAAGGGCCGCGAGCCGCCCAAGAGCGACGACGAGGGAGGCGAGCCTGAGAGGGGCTCTCGCTCCCGTTCACGCTCCCCTGTTGAATCCAAATCCAGAGCCAGGTCTAAATCAAAGTCCAAGTCCAAATCCCGTTCCCCCTCACCTGCCAAAGCCCGCTCCCACTCCCGATCCGCCTCCCGTTCAGAGTCCCGCTCCAAATCCCGCTCCCAGTCTCGTTCTCGCTCCCGTTCCCGCTCTTAG
- the srsf4 gene encoding serine/arginine-rich splicing factor 4 isoform X3: MSRVYIGRLSYRAREKDVERFFKGYGKILEVDLKNGYGFVEFDDPRDADDAVYDLNGKELCGERVIVEHTKGPRRDGGYGGRSGYGRWGRDRYGPPIRTDYRLIVENLSSRCSWQDLKDYMRQAGEVTYADTHKGRRNEGVIEFRLYSDMKRALEKLDGTEVNGRKIRLIEDRPGAKRRRSYSRSRSRSRSRSRSRRSRKSRSRSESSSRSRSHSRAASRSRSRSRSKKNKVKSKKEEEERSNGAQKNKDRSRSRSPKSKKNKKDGKKSKKDDSRSRSRSCSRSPRSKSKSKSKSRSPSPAKARSHSRSASRSESRSKSRSQSRSRSRSRS, translated from the exons ATGTCGAGGGTGTATATCGGAAGGCTGAGCTACAGAGCTCGAGAAAAGGACGTGGAGAGGTTCTTCAAAGGCTACGGAAAGATACTCGAAGTCGACTTAAAAAATGG GTATGGGTTTGTTGAATTTGATGACCCCCGTGATGCAGATGATGCTGTGTATGACTTGAACGGCAAGGAGTTGTGTGGGGAAAGGGTCATTGTGGAGCACACCAAGGGACCCCGTCGCGATGGAGGTTATGGTGGCAGAA GTGGATATGGGCGCTGGGGAAGAGACAGATATGGTCCACCGATAAGGACAGATTATCGGCTCATTGTTGAGAATCTTTCCAGCCGCTGCAGCTGGCAGGACTTGAAG GACTACATGAGGCAGGCAGGGGAGGTGACTTACGCTGACACCCACAAGGGCCGGAGGAATGAGGGGGTGATAGAGTTCAGGCTCTACTCGGACATGAAGAGGGCTCTGGAGAAGCTTGACGGCACAGAAGTGAACGGTAGAAAGATCCGGCTCATTGAGGACCGCCCTGGAGCCAAACGCAGACGCTCTTATTCTCGCAGTCGCAGCCGCTCCAG GTCCCGCTCCAGGAGCCGCAGGTCTCGCAAGAGCCGCAGCCGTAGTGAGAGCAGCAGCCGCAGTCGCTCCCACTCCAG AGCTGCTTCCCGTTCCCGCAGCCGATCTCGTAGCAAGAAGAATAAGGTCAAGAgcaagaaggaggaagaagagcgcAGCAACGGTGCTCAGAAGAACAAGGACCGCAGCAGGAGTCGCAGCCCCAAAAGcaaaaagaataagaaagacGGGAAGAAGAGCAAGAAGGACGATTCCAGGTCCAGATCTCGCTCTTGCTCCCGGTCTC CCAGGTCTAAATCAAAGTCCAAGTCCAAATCCCGTTCCCCCTCACCTGCCAAAGCCCGCTCCCACTCCCGATCCGCCTCCCGTTCAGAGTCCCGCTCCAAATCCCGCTCCCAGTCTCGTTCTCGCTCCCGTTCCCGCTCTTAG